A stretch of the Papaver somniferum cultivar HN1 chromosome 6, ASM357369v1, whole genome shotgun sequence genome encodes the following:
- the LOC113290825 gene encoding uncharacterized protein LOC113290825 gives MEILMKEDVDGLGSFDPEEATDNSRLHKDDEQIEAESKTEKVDDCLIRSLWGSNRYNYIYLSSEGSSGGIIVMWKEGIVHMEDQLIGAFSVSIKFRNASDNFVWLFTSVYGASDSGYYNQFWQELRDIRILFDEPWLIGGDFNAILSEDERNIPGGAMRNIRSFRAFVNKYSLIDLPMAGGRFTWTNFQQQPFLIRLDNFILSHPEFLINLKIWWNSLIFTGKPIFIFAKKLQALKVFIKKWQKSTFVEREQAKQHHSSIAMNIARKANQRAKEKWFKEGELNSAYLHQLANFKYKCNTISCLSVDGALTYDKKHIATEAKNLYSSLFTENHKVRPGFVSL, from the exons ATGGAAATTCTCATGAAAGAAGACGTGGATGGGTTAGGATCTTTTGATCCAGAAGAAGCTACTGATAATAGTCGGTTACATAAGGATGATGAACAGATTGAAGCA GAGTCCAAGACCGAGAAGGTTGATGATTGTCTCATTCGTTCTCTCTGGGGGAGCAATAGGTATAATTATATATACTTATCTTCAGAAGGTTCTTCAGGAGGGATAATAGTCATGTGGAAGGAAGGCATTGTTCATATGGAAGATCAATTGATAGGTGCTTTTTCAGTTTCCATTAAGTTTAGAAATGCTTCTGATAACTTTGTATGGTTGTTTACTTCAGTTTATGGTGCTTCTGATTCGGGATATTATAATCAATTCTGGCAAGAATTGAGAGACATTCGAATTCTTTTTGATGAACCATGGCTAATTGGAGGTGATTTTAATGCCATTCTATCTGAAGATGAGAGAAACATTCCTGGTGGTGCTATGAGGAATATAAGATCTTTTAGAGCCTTTGTTAACAAATATTCTCTAATAGATTTACCAATGGCAGGTGGAAGATTTACCTGGACTAATTTTCAACAACAACCTTTTCTTATCAG GTTGGATAATTTCATATTATCTCACCCTGAATTTCTTATTAACCTAAAAATTTGGTGGAATTCTTTAATTTTCACTGGCAAACCTATTTTTATCTTTGCTAAGAAGCTCCAAGCTTTAAAAGTTTTCATTAAAAAATGGCAGAAAAGTACTTTTG TGGAGAGGGAGCAAGCCAAACAACATCATTCTTCAATTGCAATGAATATAGCTAGAAAAGCTAATCAGAGAGCAAAGGAGAAATGGTTTAAAGAAGGTGAATTGAATTCTGCTTACCTACATCAACTGGCTAATTTCAAATATAAGTGCAACACTATTTCTTGCCTGTCAGTTGATGGTGCTCTCACTTATGATAAGAAGCATATTGCTACTGAAGCAAAGAAtttatattcttccttatttactGAAAATCATAAAGTGAGACCAGGCTTTGTCAGCTTATAA